In Streptomyces sp. RFCAC02, the following proteins share a genomic window:
- a CDS encoding LacI family DNA-binding transcriptional regulator, translating into MVTLAEVARHAGVSASTVSYVLSGKRTISTPTRERVERSIRELGYHPNAGARALASAKSNIIALMMPLRTEMYVPVMTDIAVAVATTAREQAHDVLLVTGHEGPAAVRRVVGSGLADAMILMDVELEDGRLPLVREAHRPAVLIGLPADAADLTCVDLDFAATGRLCVDHLADLGHRDIAVVGEAAAVYERRTGFAERTVQGVRERAAELGVRVLHRPCEGSYESVAGTLARIFDERPATTGFVVQNEAAIGPLLGLLRQQGRAVPEDISVVAVCPDHVATQTSVALTSVAIPAQEMGRRAVDLVMAKMREASAEPVVELLPPQLTVRASTGPAPAAPRTGPAVPAAR; encoded by the coding sequence ATGGTCACTCTCGCCGAGGTCGCCCGCCACGCGGGCGTCTCAGCCAGCACGGTGAGTTACGTCCTCAGCGGGAAACGCACCATCTCGACGCCGACCAGGGAGCGGGTCGAGCGCAGCATCAGGGAGCTGGGCTACCACCCCAACGCGGGTGCCCGCGCGCTCGCCAGCGCGAAGTCGAACATCATCGCCCTCATGATGCCGCTGCGGACCGAGATGTACGTCCCGGTGATGACGGACATCGCCGTCGCCGTGGCGACGACAGCCCGTGAACAGGCCCACGACGTGCTGCTCGTGACGGGGCACGAGGGTCCCGCCGCGGTGCGGCGCGTGGTGGGCAGCGGTCTCGCCGACGCCATGATCCTCATGGACGTCGAGCTGGAGGACGGCCGCCTCCCGCTGGTGCGGGAGGCCCACCGCCCGGCCGTCCTCATCGGACTGCCGGCCGACGCCGCCGACCTCACCTGTGTCGACCTGGACTTCGCCGCCACGGGCCGGCTGTGCGTCGACCATCTCGCGGACCTCGGGCACCGCGACATCGCGGTGGTCGGCGAGGCGGCCGCCGTGTACGAGCGCCGCACCGGGTTCGCCGAACGCACGGTGCAGGGCGTCCGGGAACGCGCCGCCGAGCTGGGGGTGCGCGTCCTGCACCGGCCGTGCGAAGGCAGCTACGAGTCGGTTGCCGGCACGCTGGCGCGGATCTTCGACGAGCGCCCCGCCACGACCGGGTTCGTCGTCCAGAACGAGGCGGCCATCGGCCCGCTGCTCGGCCTGCTGCGGCAGCAGGGCCGCGCCGTGCCGGAGGACATCTCGGTGGTCGCCGTCTGCCCCGACCACGTGGCGACGCAGACATCGGTCGCGCTCACGTCCGTCGCGATCCCCGCGCAGGAGATGGGGCGGCGCGCCGTGGACCTCGTGATGGCGAAGATGCGGGAGGCGTCCGCCGAGCCGGTCGTCGAACTGCTCCCGCCGCAGCTCACCGTGCGGGCGAGCACCGGTCCCGCGCCCGCCGCGCCCCGGACCGGGCCGGCCGTGCCCGCCGCCCGCTGA